CTTTATTATTGTTCAAAACATATACAGGGGCTTTTGTTTCCTTAGAAATTGAAAAAAACTTCATTGGTGCTTTCTTAACCTCCGATATAGACGACAGTGATCCATGTATTTTATGTATCTTTTCCATTTAAAACACCTCTGTTGTACTTTTATTCGTACTAAATATAACACTTTTTAAAGGGCGTTGCAATTTTATTTCTCTAGAGAATAAAGTTCATTCTGCTTCACTTACTTTTCAAGTATTTTATACACAAAAAAAACCGACTACCCAAATAAATATCTGTGATAATCAGTTTAGTTTGTTGCCTATCAACAAGTTGCTGTATGTATTAATAAAAATCCGGTTTTGCTTTGTACTCAGATCCTGGCTCCCATAAGCCAATGCTTTCTTTCACATCATTCCGCTTGCCAATTATGTTATCCAAAATATATTGCGCAATAGCTTGTCGTGTTATTTGAGCCCCTAAAAAGGGTTCGCCCTTTGGACTCGCCACATAATCGTCTCTTTTTCCATTGTAAAGCCAGGTCATACGCATATAGGTATAATCTAAATCACTCGCTTCTAGCACTTCGTTACCTCGATTCCGTGCCACTGATCCGCCCATCATCCGACTATTCCAGCTGGCAAAAGGTTCAGCCACTTCCCCATAAACACTTAAGACGCCAGCTTGTAAAATCCGCTTGACCCCTGTTTTGTTCATCACATCAACAACCACCTGTGTAACAGACTTACTATCAAAATTCATATAAACAACATCTTGCCCTTTTATAGCTGGTTCTAAGTCTGACGGATTACTTGCATCACCCGAAATTTTCACCACATTTTCATAAGGCAATCTTTCTGCATTTCGACCAAACAAGGTTATATTCAAATCCATTTGTTCTTGTAAAAGTGGCATTAGAAACCGCGGAATCTGTCCGCCAGCTCCTAAAATTAGAATGTTTTTCATTGGTAAGTCACACCTTTTCTGTTTGTCCTGTTATCTCTTTGAGGAAATATGCCACATCACGCGCTTCGTCATCTGAAATTTGGTGACCCATTCCCTGATATTGTTTAATCGTAACATCCGTATACTTCTTCAACCATTGATTAGTATA
This window of the Fundicoccus culcitae genome carries:
- a CDS encoding NAD(P)H-binding protein, which produces MKNILILGAGGQIPRFLMPLLQEQMDLNITLFGRNAERLPYENVVKISGDASNPSDLEPAIKGQDVVYMNFDSKSVTQVVVDVMNKTGVKRILQAGVLSVYGEVAEPFASWNSRMMGGSVARNRGNEVLEASDLDYTYMRMTWLYNGKRDDYVASPKGEPFLGAQITRQAIAQYILDNIIGKRNDVKESIGLWEPGSEYKAKPDFY